A single region of the Thermococcus paralvinellae genome encodes:
- a CDS encoding COG1361 S-layer family protein, which translates to MKKFGMLLGVMIIMASFNIALAQDALLFEGYLNKGDTILVGPIIITLNDVQKDYLTNQYKAMFVIMKDGKILNANYTVIYIPNPSKIQELLADPAFLNAMAETLGYNTTDPLSYAQFLAWLATASPEEIADAVFETINEHPELGINKEDLLMPIRVPEFTYISENETIELNVDGQKVTITALEIYPNGVRISISGPYDWKVSVIPALITTSIEAPKSVNPGQEFIVKVHLKNEGALKAKYITVMVSPVMLDVGSSENQDSQSSTGQALAQTLSQSGVVQSALMPVNTSMKYIEYLDGKESATLEFKFKANENAQPGVYPLYVTVIYFFGVGQDVQQMQSFNFVGITVARDSDASFVIESIEKPKIVHPGEDFEVKIRLRNMGGDTAKDFLATIEPKGSLNIEEQQIQNAQLSGNNLPMETKTPILVANETDQYYRAIVRPNDEVELTFRLHVSEDAETGSYPVTLKLTYYSGDSKESKSQSFEFSVQVLRKREAFIEIESIEMDPKKVEPGDEFTLTLKLRNVGEENARAFALKIIPTRVPVQGEIKKVDLSSLQNLPIQGSQSISENLQEALNQILKELAKRNVDAFLPIGEDNVKYVPEIAPNQEVTLTFHLKANNRLESGIYPLRIGIEYLSSPDDSKISDERLIGINVLGKEQLIISKVSTSPSRVYPGTHNVEISLSVENIGSGEAKYVLLIPKPQSPFELSDTSEQIINLGTLRQGDSANAVFRINVNEDAKGGSYKIPVEIQYKDSLGNSQKIMLNVPIIIHEKPKLVVENVRFDKTPMQGEEVRVYITVKNIGGEKAENVMIEGVVKSSQPFTLTKRTDYIGNLKPGQSGEGVIELSIDRDAVPKTYVVQIRMRAVGDKESGDDNVYVFEDSVKIPVQENTKQAHTLKYLGIGVGILVVLAVVITYLKRRE; encoded by the coding sequence ATGAAGAAGTTTGGAATGTTATTGGGTGTAATGATTATCATGGCGAGTTTTAATATAGCCTTGGCTCAAGATGCTTTGCTCTTTGAGGGATATCTGAATAAGGGGGATACAATCTTAGTTGGTCCCATTATAATCACGCTGAACGATGTTCAAAAGGACTATCTTACGAATCAGTACAAAGCAATGTTTGTGATAATGAAAGATGGGAAAATACTCAACGCTAACTACACTGTGATTTATATACCAAACCCCAGCAAAATACAGGAACTTTTAGCTGATCCAGCTTTCCTTAATGCAATGGCAGAGACATTGGGATATAACACTACTGACCCACTTTCGTATGCTCAGTTTTTGGCTTGGCTAGCTACAGCTTCACCCGAAGAAATTGCAGATGCAGTCTTTGAAACAATTAATGAACATCCAGAGTTAGGTATAAACAAAGAAGATCTTTTAATGCCAATACGAGTTCCAGAATTCACGTACATAAGCGAGAATGAGACAATTGAACTTAATGTTGATGGGCAAAAAGTTACCATAACTGCGCTTGAAATATATCCAAATGGGGTTAGGATAAGCATAAGCGGTCCTTATGATTGGAAAGTGTCTGTGATACCTGCGCTTATAACCACAAGTATAGAAGCTCCTAAAAGTGTGAATCCGGGACAAGAATTTATTGTAAAAGTTCACTTGAAGAATGAAGGTGCGCTGAAAGCAAAATATATAACTGTTATGGTCTCTCCGGTTATGCTGGATGTTGGAAGTAGTGAGAATCAGGACTCCCAAAGTTCAACTGGACAAGCTTTAGCCCAGACTTTAAGCCAAAGTGGAGTTGTACAGTCTGCTTTAATGCCAGTAAATACCTCAATGAAATACATCGAATATCTTGATGGAAAGGAAAGTGCAACACTGGAATTTAAGTTCAAAGCTAATGAGAATGCCCAGCCTGGTGTTTATCCCCTATATGTAACTGTAATTTATTTCTTCGGTGTAGGACAAGATGTTCAGCAGATGCAGAGCTTCAACTTTGTTGGAATTACGGTGGCTAGAGATAGCGATGCATCGTTCGTAATTGAGAGTATTGAAAAGCCAAAAATAGTTCATCCTGGTGAAGACTTTGAAGTTAAAATAAGACTTAGGAACATGGGAGGAGATACTGCCAAAGACTTTTTAGCAACCATTGAGCCTAAAGGGTCTTTAAATATCGAAGAGCAGCAGATTCAAAATGCTCAGCTCTCTGGGAATAATTTACCAATGGAGACAAAAACACCAATTCTTGTGGCTAATGAGACCGATCAATACTATAGGGCAATTGTTAGGCCGAATGACGAGGTTGAACTTACTTTTAGGCTTCATGTGAGCGAAGATGCAGAGACTGGTAGCTATCCTGTAACCCTAAAGCTCACCTACTACAGTGGAGATTCAAAGGAGTCAAAGAGCCAAAGTTTTGAGTTCTCAGTTCAAGTGCTTAGAAAAAGAGAGGCATTCATAGAAATTGAGAGCATTGAGATGGATCCAAAGAAAGTTGAACCTGGAGACGAGTTTACCCTTACTTTAAAACTCAGAAATGTTGGAGAAGAAAATGCGAGGGCATTTGCACTGAAAATAATTCCCACCCGAGTTCCAGTTCAAGGAGAAATTAAAAAAGTTGACCTTTCATCGCTTCAAAATCTGCCGATTCAAGGTAGCCAATCTATAAGTGAGAACCTCCAGGAGGCATTAAACCAAATATTAAAAGAGCTTGCAAAGAGAAATGTTGATGCATTCTTACCTATTGGAGAGGATAATGTTAAGTATGTTCCAGAGATTGCTCCAAATCAAGAGGTAACGTTGACATTCCATCTAAAGGCAAACAACAGGCTTGAAAGTGGAATTTATCCATTAAGAATAGGTATTGAGTACCTTTCATCTCCAGATGATTCAAAAATTAGCGATGAGCGCTTGATTGGCATCAATGTTCTCGGAAAGGAGCAACTCATAATTTCAAAAGTCTCAACTTCGCCGAGCAGAGTTTACCCAGGAACGCACAATGTTGAAATTAGTTTAAGTGTTGAAAACATTGGGAGCGGAGAGGCTAAGTATGTGCTACTTATTCCGAAGCCTCAAAGCCCGTTTGAGCTTAGCGATACAAGCGAGCAGATAATAAACCTTGGGACGCTGAGGCAAGGAGATTCAGCAAACGCTGTCTTTAGGATCAACGTTAATGAGGATGCAAAAGGTGGGAGTTATAAAATCCCCGTGGAGATTCAGTATAAAGACTCTCTTGGAAACAGCCAGAAAATCATGCTGAATGTTCCAATAATAATTCACGAAAAGCCAAAGCTTGTTGTTGAAAATGTTCGCTTTGACAAGACCCCAATGCAGGGCGAAGAAGTGAGAGTTTACATTACAGTGAAAAACATTGGGGGAGAAAAAGCAGAAAATGTGATGATTGAAGGTGTCGTGAAGTCATCACAGCCTTTCACATTGACAAAGAGGACTGATTACATTGGAAATCTAAAACCTGGACAAAGCGGAGAAGGCGTTATAGAGCTAAGCATAGACAGAGATGCAGTACCAAAGACTTATGTTGTCCAAATTAGGATGAGAGCGGTCGGAGATAAAGAAAGTGGAGATGACAACGTTTATGTTTTTGAAGATAGCGTAAAAATACCAGTTCAGGAAAATACAAAGCAAGCACACACATTAAAGTATCTTGGTATCGGTGTGGGTATATTGGTGGTTTTGGCGGTTGTTATTACCTATCTAAAGAGAAGGGAGTAA
- a CDS encoding hydrophobe/amphiphile efflux-3 (HAE3) family transporter yields MLKKLAKIIVEYRVAFGLVAIFLLIVSLYGITQLKFETNLANQLPENLPAVQDYFTVQNEFQSNEVLIVVVKVKDIKEGGVYDIRDPQVIQGIYDLEQKLRQHEYITNTMSIADVYINVLGRLPKSMEESKFVLNMLPEDVRNQLISSDYTTTLIIATMNREKNTQALVRVYNEIQDDIDSVKFPQNVEVVQTGMVGILYKFLLFMQHDMYLTMAIAFLFVASLLLYFYRSSVKAVIPLIPLIFGVIMTLGFMGILGVPLDIETTTVGAMLVGMGIDYGVHVTNRYYEERKKGRSIEEAAEESIAETGKALLGAALTTIAGFSALSISVLPGLRRLSLALIMGLGLAALNAVVITPAIIILEEDLRKLITGHYEMPETRSHSGFIAQAFELMGKTVRDNPWKFLALVFVITLFFGYGLTMVTTEVRFEKMIPQNIPEIQVMNDVRYEFGGEDELDVLVKAADDVRDPNVVRAIYVFEQSILADSYYNNAVEAESIADIVIKKYGYIPEDKEKIQQALEEYQGTPLVSSDYSMTLIRFKGNFMGVSQDEFRKIIRAFEEEIQNAEFPPGVEVSLAGDTYLNYALDKLTNTELQRISTYGTLLVVLIVILLFRSAKLSIAMATPMFLGALWTIGFMGWAGIPFSQVLAGTISMIVGLGVDYGMHLTHRFMEELEEGNPYPIVTAVKSVGPGIFIGALTTAGGFLALLFGELTPMHDFGKTLAFGIFASMLASYLVTPALLQIFYGKQIKRRGEEE; encoded by the coding sequence ATGCTCAAGAAACTTGCAAAGATAATAGTAGAATACAGAGTTGCCTTTGGATTAGTAGCAATATTTCTCTTAATTGTTTCCCTCTATGGCATAACCCAGCTTAAATTTGAAACTAACCTAGCAAATCAACTTCCTGAAAATTTGCCAGCTGTTCAAGATTATTTCACTGTTCAGAATGAGTTTCAAAGCAATGAGGTTTTGATAGTTGTTGTCAAGGTTAAGGATATTAAAGAAGGAGGAGTTTATGATATTAGAGATCCACAGGTTATCCAGGGAATCTATGATCTTGAGCAAAAATTGAGACAGCATGAGTATATAACTAACACAATGAGCATTGCTGATGTTTACATAAATGTTCTTGGAAGGTTACCGAAGAGTATGGAAGAGTCCAAATTCGTTCTTAATATGCTTCCCGAGGATGTCAGAAATCAGCTTATAAGCTCAGACTACACCACTACCCTGATAATTGCTACAATGAACAGAGAGAAGAATACCCAAGCTTTAGTTAGGGTTTACAATGAAATTCAAGATGATATTGATAGTGTTAAATTTCCCCAAAATGTCGAAGTTGTCCAGACTGGAATGGTTGGGATATTGTATAAATTCCTCCTATTCATGCAGCATGATATGTATTTGACTATGGCGATAGCATTCCTCTTTGTTGCTTCCTTACTCCTTTATTTCTATCGTTCTTCTGTAAAAGCGGTTATTCCGTTAATACCTTTGATATTTGGGGTTATAATGACCCTTGGATTCATGGGAATTTTGGGAGTTCCTCTTGATATTGAAACCACAACTGTCGGAGCAATGCTGGTTGGTATGGGTATTGATTACGGAGTTCATGTAACTAACAGATATTATGAGGAAAGGAAAAAAGGAAGGAGTATAGAGGAAGCTGCGGAAGAGTCTATAGCTGAGACCGGTAAAGCCCTACTTGGGGCAGCTCTTACAACAATTGCTGGGTTTTCTGCTCTCAGCATTTCAGTTCTTCCTGGACTTAGGAGACTCAGCTTAGCCCTCATTATGGGTCTGGGGCTTGCGGCCCTTAATGCTGTGGTTATAACTCCTGCAATCATAATCCTTGAAGAGGACTTGAGAAAACTGATTACTGGACACTATGAAATGCCAGAAACAAGATCTCACTCTGGATTTATAGCACAGGCATTTGAATTAATGGGGAAAACAGTTAGAGATAACCCATGGAAGTTTTTAGCTTTAGTCTTTGTTATAACACTGTTCTTTGGTTATGGCCTCACAATGGTAACAACAGAAGTGAGATTTGAAAAAATGATACCTCAGAATATTCCAGAAATCCAGGTCATGAATGATGTTAGATATGAATTTGGAGGTGAAGATGAGCTTGATGTTCTCGTAAAGGCTGCTGATGATGTTAGGGATCCGAATGTTGTAAGAGCAATTTATGTGTTTGAGCAAAGTATTCTAGCGGATTCATATTATAATAATGCCGTAGAGGCAGAGAGCATAGCTGATATTGTAATCAAGAAATACGGCTACATTCCAGAGGATAAAGAAAAAATACAACAAGCTCTCGAGGAATACCAAGGAACACCTCTTGTTAGCTCTGATTACTCTATGACATTAATCCGCTTTAAAGGGAACTTCATGGGCGTTAGTCAAGATGAGTTCAGGAAAATTATACGGGCTTTTGAGGAAGAAATCCAGAATGCAGAATTTCCTCCAGGAGTTGAGGTCTCATTAGCTGGAGATACATACCTTAATTATGCACTTGACAAGCTTACAAACACTGAACTTCAAAGAATCTCTACCTATGGAACACTCCTCGTAGTGCTTATAGTGATACTACTCTTTAGAAGTGCAAAGCTATCAATTGCAATGGCAACTCCCATGTTCCTCGGAGCTTTGTGGACAATTGGCTTTATGGGTTGGGCTGGAATCCCCTTCAGCCAAGTTCTGGCTGGAACTATTTCAATGATTGTTGGTTTGGGTGTTGATTATGGGATGCATCTTACTCACAGATTTATGGAGGAGCTCGAGGAAGGTAATCCATACCCAATTGTTACGGCTGTTAAAAGTGTAGGTCCCGGTATTTTCATTGGCGCACTAACAACAGCTGGAGGATTTTTGGCTTTACTCTTTGGTGAGCTCACACCTATGCATGATTTTGGAAAAACTCTTGCATTTGGAATATTCGCCTCAATGCTGGCGTCATATCTTGTTACTCCAGCTTTGCTTCAGATATTTTATGGTAAACAAATAAAGAGAAGGGGTGAAGAGGAATGA
- a CDS encoding Lrp/AsnC ligand binding domain-containing protein, producing MIAFILITIQNGRENEIAENLKKIPEVKEAYTLYGDYDVIAKVEVENLQRLNELRNEILKENKGILYTETLICAR from the coding sequence ATGATTGCCTTTATCTTAATCACAATCCAAAATGGAAGAGAAAATGAAATTGCAGAGAATCTCAAGAAAATTCCAGAGGTTAAAGAGGCATACACTCTTTATGGAGACTATGATGTCATTGCCAAAGTGGAAGTTGAAAATTTGCAAAGATTAAACGAGCTTAGGAACGAAATCTTAAAAGAGAATAAGGGCATTTTATATACCGAAACTCTAATCTGTGCGAGGTGA
- a CDS encoding GbsR/MarR family transcriptional regulator, with protein sequence MGIEEARRIMMNHFANAARRFGLSELYGYIYGVLFFADEPLSLGEIAEKTGYSISHVSSALKLLESVGLVTRIKKPGDKKAYFTAIKNLKEWRKAAYYNKLLEDVQQTRINVQKALEEIEKDKSEEAEKIREKLKFMLKRNEITERIIKLLIKSDEEKLLEKLILCLDELEKERA encoded by the coding sequence TTGGGAATTGAAGAGGCAAGAAGGATTATGATGAATCACTTTGCAAATGCCGCAAGAAGGTTTGGATTAAGCGAGCTCTATGGATATATCTATGGTGTCTTGTTCTTCGCAGATGAGCCGTTAAGCCTAGGCGAGATTGCAGAGAAAACAGGATACTCAATTTCTCATGTAAGCTCTGCTTTAAAGCTCCTTGAAAGTGTTGGTTTAGTTACAAGGATTAAAAAGCCGGGAGATAAAAAAGCATACTTTACAGCAATAAAAAATCTAAAAGAATGGAGAAAAGCTGCCTATTATAACAAGCTTCTTGAAGATGTCCAACAAACAAGAATAAATGTTCAAAAAGCTCTTGAAGAGATTGAGAAGGATAAAAGTGAAGAAGCAGAGAAAATACGGGAAAAACTTAAATTTATGCTCAAAAGAAATGAAATAACAGAGAGAATTATAAAATTGCTCATAAAAAGCGATGAGGAAAAGCTCCTCGAAAAACTAATCCTCTGCTTAGATGAACTTGAAAAGGAAAGAGCTTAA
- a CDS encoding CDP-2,3-bis-(O-geranylgeranyl)-sn-glycerol synthase: protein MNPLLEALWYILPAYFANASPVIFKGKTPMDFGKKFKDGRRILGDGKTWRGFFGGLLAGTLVAVIQYYLTPNFYGSLAMALKLGFALSLGALLGDLIGSFIKRRVGMPRGYPAVGLDQWGFIITALLLAYPIKALSTGQVLFLLVVTPFIHWGANIFAYKMGWKSVPW, encoded by the coding sequence ATGAATCCTCTGCTTGAAGCACTTTGGTACATTCTCCCGGCATACTTCGCAAATGCTTCCCCAGTGATATTTAAAGGAAAGACTCCAATGGACTTTGGGAAAAAGTTTAAAGATGGCAGACGAATTTTAGGTGATGGAAAAACTTGGAGGGGATTCTTCGGAGGACTGCTCGCAGGAACCCTTGTTGCTGTTATCCAGTATTATTTAACCCCCAATTTCTATGGCTCCCTTGCTATGGCATTAAAATTGGGATTTGCTCTTTCTTTGGGAGCTCTTCTTGGTGATTTAATTGGAAGTTTTATAAAGAGAAGAGTGGGAATGCCCCGTGGTTATCCCGCTGTAGGATTAGACCAGTGGGGATTCATAATTACAGCACTACTTCTTGCATATCCCATAAAAGCGCTCTCAACCGGCCAAGTTCTATTTTTGCTGGTGGTTACACCATTCATTCATTGGGGAGCAAATATATTTGCATATAAAATGGGATGGAAGAGCGTTCCTTGGTAA
- a CDS encoding ubiquitin-like small modifier protein 1 yields the protein MKIKVKYFARFRELAGVSEEIIELPNGSRVSDLIEIIKERHPKFKNEVFAQNEDADVNVSRNGSYVSFDEELKDGDVVALFPPASGG from the coding sequence ATGAAGATTAAGGTAAAATATTTTGCCCGCTTCAGAGAGCTGGCTGGGGTTAGTGAGGAGATTATAGAGCTTCCCAATGGGAGCAGAGTGAGTGATTTAATTGAAATCATAAAAGAGAGACATCCAAAGTTCAAAAATGAAGTTTTTGCCCAGAATGAAGACGCTGATGTTAATGTGTCAAGAAATGGAAGTTATGTGAGCTTTGATGAAGAACTAAAAGATGGAGACGTTGTTGCCCTCTTCCCGCCAGCGAGTGGTGGTTGA
- a CDS encoding ThiF family adenylyltransferase, whose protein sequence is MLTERDLERYDRQIRIFGVEGQEKLKKAKVAVVGVGGLGSPVAYYLAAAGVGTLLLIDEQTPELSNLNRQILHWEEDIDKNPKPISAKWKLERFNSDIKVETFVGRLTEENIEEVLDDVDVIVDCLDNFDTRYLLDKFAHKRGIPLVHGAVEGMFGQVTTIIPGKTKCLREVFPKPPKKKEKFPILGATAGVIGTIQAAEVIKLITGYGEVLANKLLIVDLAHGSFEIVELI, encoded by the coding sequence ATGCTAACTGAGAGAGATCTTGAGAGGTATGATAGACAGATTAGAATTTTTGGAGTAGAGGGTCAAGAAAAGCTCAAAAAAGCCAAGGTAGCTGTCGTTGGGGTTGGCGGACTTGGAAGCCCAGTTGCCTATTATTTAGCGGCTGCTGGAGTTGGAACCTTACTTCTAATTGATGAGCAAACACCAGAGTTGAGCAATTTAAACAGGCAGATACTTCACTGGGAGGAGGACATAGATAAGAATCCAAAGCCAATATCAGCCAAGTGGAAGCTTGAGAGATTCAATTCAGACATAAAAGTTGAGACATTTGTGGGAAGGCTTACAGAAGAGAATATTGAAGAAGTTCTGGATGATGTAGACGTTATAGTTGATTGTTTGGACAATTTCGACACAAGGTATCTTTTAGATAAGTTCGCACACAAAAGAGGAATTCCTCTGGTTCATGGGGCCGTTGAGGGCATGTTTGGACAAGTTACAACAATAATCCCCGGAAAGACAAAATGTTTGAGGGAAGTATTTCCAAAACCCCCAAAGAAAAAAGAGAAGTTCCCGATTTTAGGAGCAACAGCTGGAGTCATTGGAACCATCCAAGCAGCTGAAGTCATTAAGCTGATTACGGGTTATGGGGAAGTGCTAGCAAACAAGCTGTTGATAGTCGATTTAGCCCATGGAAGCTTTGAGATTGTTGAGCTTATCTAA
- a CDS encoding M48 family metalloprotease, which yields MKTILILILWLVTIVVPPLIMRHWGRKILKRSISKKEKNYQLQKLGVICILGAFFVYLLGTMALEILDWALDIVDKLPLPPILLAFVFAAIIISPLLISIFLIMYEIVKLRVNITEEKIENPKKEVLKALAIILGSIVGFAFIWQLLMLYLPSTLTSKWWFDLLMYSILILAFFALFPLILIRVGTKSEFDPELKAELMRFCEEQGVKVRDIIVKGKPGQKLANAMVTGIIPRYRYVVLTRYLVDNFEEDEIKAVLAHEIGHIKGKHLWINAALSISWFVFWIGIVYVLHKFGIKVFSSSWVFFGIYFFPFFFWLFGIESWIIQRNEFKADEFAAKVSGKDTMIKALRKLADFNLTPERTGKWFNVLSFHPSIEERIKHLEEVEE from the coding sequence ATGAAGACTATTCTTATACTCATCCTCTGGCTCGTGACGATTGTCGTTCCACCTCTAATAATGCGGCACTGGGGGAGAAAAATCCTCAAGAGAAGTATCTCCAAAAAGGAAAAGAACTATCAGCTTCAGAAGCTTGGCGTTATCTGTATTTTAGGGGCATTTTTTGTCTATCTTCTAGGAACGATGGCACTTGAAATCCTTGACTGGGCATTGGATATAGTGGACAAGCTACCTCTGCCCCCAATATTGCTAGCGTTTGTATTTGCAGCGATTATCATATCCCCGCTTCTCATCTCAATCTTCCTGATAATGTACGAAATTGTTAAACTTAGAGTGAATATCACGGAAGAGAAGATTGAAAATCCAAAAAAAGAGGTTCTAAAAGCTCTCGCAATAATTCTCGGTTCAATTGTTGGCTTTGCCTTTATCTGGCAACTCCTGATGCTTTACCTACCAAGCACTTTGACCTCAAAGTGGTGGTTTGACCTGCTCATGTACTCAATTCTAATACTTGCTTTCTTTGCACTTTTCCCGCTCATCCTAATTAGGGTCGGGACAAAGAGTGAGTTCGACCCCGAACTTAAGGCCGAACTCATGAGGTTCTGTGAGGAGCAGGGAGTTAAAGTCAGGGACATCATCGTTAAAGGAAAGCCCGGCCAAAAGCTTGCCAACGCCATGGTCACGGGTATAATTCCCCGCTACCGTTACGTTGTTTTAACCCGCTATCTGGTTGATAACTTCGAAGAGGACGAGATTAAAGCGGTTCTGGCGCATGAGATAGGGCACATAAAAGGAAAACACCTCTGGATAAACGCGGCTTTGAGCATTAGTTGGTTTGTTTTCTGGATTGGAATTGTTTATGTCCTTCACAAGTTCGGCATTAAGGTCTTTTCCTCATCATGGGTCTTCTTTGGCATCTATTTCTTTCCATTCTTTTTCTGGCTCTTTGGAATCGAATCATGGATAATCCAAAGGAACGAGTTCAAGGCAGATGAGTTCGCCGCAAAAGTTAGTGGGAAAGACACAATGATTAAAGCTTTAAGGAAGCTGGCAGACTTCAATCTAACGCCTGAGAGAACGGGTAAATGGTTCAACGTTTTGAGCTTTCACCCATCAATAGAAGAACGAATAAAACACCTTGAGGAGGTAGAGGAATGA
- a CDS encoding helix-turn-helix domain-containing protein → MFKLPEGMERIWLMKAKGLREIEIADTLGISRQAVNKAVRDAKAKLFEMFFSLAEVFGFEVVRVNVEKGFMVANAKIGQEVKRVYFFYIPKMGVRAFFEDSEFPEYLLKHALGLGLAKNLNREELLRRLEE, encoded by the coding sequence ATGTTTAAACTACCCGAAGGGATGGAGAGAATCTGGCTCATGAAGGCTAAGGGTCTCAGAGAGATTGAGATAGCTGATACCTTGGGAATTTCACGACAGGCAGTGAATAAAGCCGTAAGAGATGCCAAAGCAAAGCTCTTCGAGATGTTTTTCAGTTTGGCTGAAGTTTTTGGCTTTGAAGTGGTGAGGGTTAACGTTGAGAAAGGCTTCATGGTGGCAAATGCAAAAATAGGACAAGAAGTAAAAAGGGTTTACTTTTTCTATATTCCTAAAATGGGGGTTAGAGCATTCTTTGAAGATTCTGAATTCCCAGAATATTTACTCAAACATGCATTGGGGCTTGGACTAGCGAAAAACTTAAATAGAGAGGAGCTTCTCCGGAGACTGGAGGAGTAA
- a CDS encoding SAM-dependent methyltransferase: MNLEKLYEFLHWPMHPDDEATKIRFERIVRVFDRLIEERIIESKEKITILDLAAGTGIAGAALTKAFSNKGVKVELTAVDLREKDLHLIDEWIKSYSVNAEANIVVADIRELHRYFEEAHYDIVILWGLTMPHFDPFDTVRIFANVSYVLKEDGIFLMEESDRVFGILYNTGYKDFLIETKTEDYTLVSIHEGYNLKRGMFKRTYYKLPGFEKIAEEEHRLWDIAGILGIGGIFFKDFKLITKGQHEVLGVADVLVFKNPRKNMPLNEFVEG, translated from the coding sequence ATGAACCTTGAAAAGCTTTATGAATTTCTTCACTGGCCCATGCATCCAGATGATGAAGCCACAAAGATAAGATTTGAAAGAATTGTGAGAGTTTTTGACAGGTTAATTGAAGAGAGAATTATCGAGAGCAAAGAAAAAATCACAATTCTGGACTTAGCGGCTGGAACTGGAATTGCTGGTGCTGCATTAACTAAGGCCTTTAGTAATAAAGGAGTTAAAGTTGAGCTGACTGCTGTCGATCTAAGAGAAAAAGACCTGCACCTCATTGATGAGTGGATTAAATCATACAGTGTTAATGCAGAGGCAAACATTGTTGTAGCAGATATAAGAGAACTCCACAGGTATTTTGAAGAAGCCCACTATGACATTGTCATACTCTGGGGATTAACAATGCCCCACTTTGACCCCTTTGATACGGTAAGGATTTTTGCCAACGTCTCTTATGTTCTTAAAGAAGATGGGATTTTCCTAATGGAGGAATCAGACAGAGTGTTCGGTATTCTCTATAACACAGGCTACAAAGATTTCCTTATTGAAACCAAGACAGAGGATTACACACTGGTTTCAATTCATGAAGGCTACAACCTAAAGAGAGGCATGTTCAAGAGAACATACTACAAACTACCTGGTTTTGAAAAAATTGCTGAGGAAGAACACAGATTATGGGACATAGCCGGAATACTGGGAATAGGGGGCATTTTCTTTAAAGACTTCAAATTAATAACCAAAGGGCAACATGAAGTTTTGGGAGTTGCAGACGTTTTGGTCTTCAAAAATCCACGAAAGAATATGCCACTTAATGAATTTGTGGAGGGTTAA
- a CDS encoding molybdenum cofactor biosynthesis protein MoaE, translated as MLAKLFKKPDDFDVDKAIELVSSRKTGGIAIFLGKVREESHGRKVKKLIYEAYEEMALKEMEKIRKEAKEKFPIEEILIWHRYGELEVGENTILIVAAGKHRKEAFEACIWAVDEVKKRVPIWKKEVTDKGEFWIEGDKIIPAD; from the coding sequence ATGCTCGCAAAGCTGTTTAAGAAGCCAGATGATTTTGACGTTGATAAAGCTATTGAGTTAGTTTCCTCAAGAAAAACTGGAGGCATTGCAATCTTTTTGGGCAAAGTTAGAGAAGAAAGCCATGGACGAAAAGTAAAGAAGCTAATTTATGAAGCCTACGAAGAGATGGCTCTCAAGGAAATGGAAAAAATCAGGAAAGAAGCAAAAGAAAAATTTCCAATTGAAGAAATCCTGATTTGGCACCGCTACGGCGAACTTGAAGTTGGAGAGAACACAATACTAATAGTAGCAGCTGGAAAGCATAGAAAAGAGGCATTTGAAGCATGTATATGGGCAGTAGACGAAGTCAAAAAAAGGGTTCCCATTTGGAAGAAGGAGGTAACCGATAAGGGCGAATTCTGGATAGAGGGGGATAAAATAATACCAGCAGACTAA